In Flavobacterium gelatinilyticum, a genomic segment contains:
- a CDS encoding matrixin family metalloprotease yields MKKILLFFGIILLVSCSKDRIEEIKNEGGGSSDEYQLCLTETDSASVAPSLTGRVSYKENRWENGQTIRIKFLNGNKFLQNKVKQFANEWTEYANLKFEWVETDEDADIKIGFKWKNNRGSWSTIGNNCQNVAQDNASMNFGWFDANTSDTEFSRTTIHEFGHALGLAHEHMSPFIKIEWNKPVVYAHYAKQGWNEKKVDFNVFSQLDPSKADYSLFDNQSIMLYFFSPDFTLNKLKFPKNTILSTMDKEGIAAMYPKPTISTLREKGILKAGESLTSENKRFSLEMRLDGNLVISDLRYNFKKVIWDTGTFGKSGASAYMLANGNLIVYKLGKYLWESKTSNQPGAVAVMQNNGNLDIILDGKTVWSSNSAQN; encoded by the coding sequence AAAAATGAAGGTGGAGGTTCGAGCGATGAATATCAACTTTGTTTAACAGAAACAGATTCTGCATCAGTGGCGCCAAGCCTTACCGGACGTGTAAGCTATAAAGAAAACAGATGGGAAAATGGCCAAACAATAAGAATTAAATTTCTTAACGGAAATAAATTTCTTCAAAATAAAGTTAAACAATTTGCCAATGAATGGACAGAATATGCTAATTTAAAATTTGAATGGGTTGAAACAGATGAAGATGCTGATATAAAAATTGGATTTAAATGGAAAAACAATCGCGGCTCATGGTCGACAATTGGTAACAATTGTCAGAATGTTGCTCAGGATAATGCATCTATGAATTTTGGCTGGTTTGATGCAAATACAAGTGATACAGAGTTTAGCAGAACAACAATACATGAATTTGGTCATGCATTAGGATTGGCACATGAACATATGAGCCCTTTTATTAAAATTGAATGGAACAAACCAGTTGTTTATGCTCATTATGCAAAACAAGGATGGAATGAAAAAAAAGTAGATTTTAATGTTTTTTCTCAATTAGATCCATCTAAAGCAGATTATTCTCTGTTTGATAATCAGTCTATAATGTTGTACTTCTTTTCTCCGGATTTTACGCTTAATAAATTAAAATTCCCTAAGAATACCATATTATCAACAATGGATAAAGAAGGTATCGCTGCTATGTATCCAAAACCAACAATTTCAACTTTAAGAGAAAAAGGAATATTAAAAGCGGGAGAATCGCTTACATCTGAAAATAAAAGATTTTCATTAGAAATGAGACTTGATGGCAATCTGGTTATTAGTGATCTTCGATATAATTTCAAAAAGGTGATCTGGGATACCGGTACATTTGGTAAATCTGGAGCTTCTGCATATATGCTGGCTAACGGTAACTTAATTGTGTACAAACTGGGCAAATATTTATGGGAAAGCAAAACCTCTAATCAGCCCGGAGCTGTGGCTGTAATGCAAAACAATGGAAATTTAGACATTATATTAGATGGTAAAACAGTATGGTCTTCTAATTCTGCACAAAATTAA
- the recQ gene encoding DNA helicase RecQ codes for MNSEKLHAKLKENFGFEKFRPNQETIINTVISGQDTLAIMPTGGGKSICFQLPALVLPGITIVISPLIALMKDQVDSLKTNGISACYINSSQSSQEQQFYIDNLKSNTFKLVYIAPESLSYLDNIFNELTISLIAIDEAHCISSWGHDFRPAYTNLGYLKNRFPSTPVLALTATADKATRADIAKQLNLKNPKTFVASFDRKNLSLEVRPALDRVKQIIDFIENKPNESGIIYCLSRKTTEELAEKLSKNGIKAKPYHAGLDNVKRAKTQDQFINDDCQVVCATIAFGMGIDKSNVRWVIHYNLPKNIEGYYQEIGRAGRDGLPAETVMFESYADVIQLQKFASEGLNADVQLAKLERMKQYADAVSCRRKILLSYFGELVTENCGNCDICKNPPTFFDGTILAQKALSAIVRLKESEPLAVIVDFLRGSRNAYIYEKNYQELKTYGIGHDVSWYDWNQYLIQLINLGYCEIAFHQHNKILLTPFAKKVLFESEKVKLTTVVKKTIDKTEAKETKPKAAKNSLFETLRKLRYEIAQQEEVPAYVIFSDASLRQMEVLRPMTDEEFLAVEGVGKAKLERYGDDFIKAIIEFQRNKSVVKKEKKDNTYKKTLELFENGVSVQEIAEQRDLSPTTIISHLAKLYVDGHDLDLSQFISDEEISQIAKAQIELENPSALKPYFDYFEEKLSYEKIRFGLAFIQRHK; via the coding sequence ATGAATTCAGAAAAACTACATGCCAAACTGAAAGAAAATTTTGGTTTTGAAAAATTCCGACCTAATCAGGAAACTATTATAAATACTGTTATATCAGGACAAGATACACTGGCAATTATGCCCACAGGAGGCGGAAAGTCAATTTGTTTTCAGCTTCCTGCCCTCGTTTTACCCGGAATAACTATTGTAATTTCACCCTTGATTGCATTAATGAAAGATCAGGTTGACAGCTTAAAAACCAATGGGATTTCTGCTTGTTATATTAACAGCAGCCAGTCATCACAGGAACAGCAGTTTTATATCGACAATCTAAAATCAAATACTTTTAAACTAGTATATATCGCACCAGAAAGTTTGTCTTATCTTGACAATATTTTTAATGAACTTACAATTAGTTTAATTGCGATTGACGAAGCACATTGTATTTCATCATGGGGTCATGATTTCAGACCGGCTTATACCAATTTAGGATATTTAAAAAACCGCTTCCCTTCTACTCCTGTACTTGCTCTGACTGCAACGGCAGATAAAGCAACGCGTGCAGACATTGCAAAACAGCTTAATCTAAAAAATCCTAAAACTTTTGTCGCTTCTTTTGACCGTAAAAATTTAAGCCTGGAAGTGCGTCCGGCTTTAGATCGCGTAAAACAAATTATTGATTTTATAGAGAATAAACCTAACGAATCCGGAATTATTTATTGTTTAAGCCGAAAAACAACCGAAGAACTTGCTGAAAAATTATCTAAAAACGGAATTAAGGCAAAGCCATATCATGCAGGTCTGGACAACGTAAAGAGGGCTAAAACGCAGGATCAGTTTATAAATGATGATTGTCAGGTAGTTTGTGCAACAATTGCTTTTGGAATGGGGATTGATAAATCGAATGTACGCTGGGTGATTCATTATAACCTGCCTAAAAATATTGAAGGTTACTATCAGGAAATTGGTCGTGCAGGACGTGACGGACTGCCTGCTGAAACAGTTATGTTTGAAAGTTATGCCGATGTAATCCAGCTTCAGAAATTTGCTTCTGAAGGATTAAATGCAGATGTACAGCTTGCAAAATTAGAGCGTATGAAACAATATGCTGATGCGGTAAGCTGTCGTAGAAAAATTTTACTTTCTTATTTCGGCGAATTGGTAACCGAGAATTGCGGAAACTGCGATATTTGCAAAAATCCTCCAACTTTTTTTGATGGGACGATCCTTGCGCAAAAAGCTTTGTCTGCCATTGTGCGTTTGAAAGAATCTGAACCCTTAGCTGTAATTGTCGATTTTTTAAGAGGCTCGAGAAACGCGTATATCTACGAAAAAAATTATCAAGAGCTAAAAACGTATGGAATTGGCCATGACGTTTCTTGGTACGATTGGAATCAATACCTTATTCAACTGATTAATTTAGGATATTGCGAAATTGCTTTTCACCAGCACAATAAAATTCTCCTTACTCCTTTTGCAAAAAAAGTTTTGTTTGAAAGCGAAAAAGTAAAACTAACAACCGTTGTCAAAAAAACAATTGATAAAACTGAAGCTAAAGAAACAAAACCTAAAGCTGCCAAAAATTCTCTTTTTGAAACACTTCGAAAATTACGCTACGAAATTGCCCAGCAAGAAGAAGTTCCGGCTTACGTTATTTTTAGTGATGCTTCATTGAGACAAATGGAAGTTTTGCGACCAATGACTGATGAAGAATTCCTTGCTGTTGAAGGGGTCGGAAAAGCGAAGTTAGAAAGATACGGTGACGATTTCATAAAGGCAATAATTGAATTTCAGCGAAATAAATCGGTTGTCAAAAAAGAGAAAAAAGACAATACTTATAAGAAAACGCTAGAATTATTTGAAAACGGAGTTTCAGTTCAAGAAATTGCAGAACAGCGAGATTTAAGTCCAACAACAATTATATCGCATTTAGCAAAATTATATGTTGACGGTCATGATTTAGATTTGAGTCAATTTATTTCTGATGAAGAGATTTCTCAAATAGCAAAAGCACAAATCGAATTAGAAAATCCCAGTGCATTAAAGCCATATTTTGATTATTTTGAAGAGAAATTATCTTATGAGAAAATTAGATTTGGACTTGCTTTTATACAGAGACACAAATAA
- a CDS encoding DNA primase, with translation MKRVIVDYAKLTNEILNLLVEKFPDGYDDSDVIRFRNAKNELVEAVEVRTEDTIYLVKISTKLADRIENYDEDDDMDLDVDTIEPVKGLDLDDEADDDDDDDDNQDKPDTDGGDDEDDDEDREDIADDDDDEDEED, from the coding sequence ATGAAAAGAGTTATAGTAGACTACGCCAAACTGACAAACGAAATTTTAAACCTTTTGGTTGAAAAGTTTCCTGATGGTTATGACGATTCGGATGTGATCCGTTTCAGAAACGCTAAAAACGAATTAGTAGAAGCTGTTGAAGTTCGTACCGAAGACACTATTTATTTAGTAAAAATCAGTACTAAGCTGGCTGACAGAATCGAAAATTATGATGAAGATGACGATATGGATCTTGATGTGGATACAATCGAACCAGTAAAAGGTCTTGATCTTGATGACGAAGCCGATGATGACGATGATGATGACGATAATCAGGATAAACCGGATACTGATGGTGGAGATGATGAAGACGATGACGAAGACAGAGAGGATATAGCTGACGATGACGATGATGAAGACGAAGAAGATTAA
- a CDS encoding deoxyhypusine synthase family protein encodes MKGPISQFIEKHYLHFNSASLVDAAKGYEQQLANGSKMLVSMAGAMSTAEIGKIFAEIIRQDKVQIISCTGANLEEDIMNLVAHSHYERVPNYRDLTPQDEWALLERGLNRVTDTCIPEHEAFRRLQKHIYKIWKDADDKGERYFPHEFMYKMLLSGVLEEYYEIDIKDSWMYAAAEKNLPIIVPGWEDSTMGNIFASYVIKGDLKASTMKSGIEYMTFLADWYTKNSENGIGFFQIGGGIAGDFPICVVPMLYQDMEMHDVPFWNYFCQISDSTTSYGSYSGAVPNEKITWGKLDINTPKFIIESDATIVAPLIFAYLLDL; translated from the coding sequence ATGAAAGGACCAATCAGTCAGTTTATTGAAAAACATTATTTACACTTTAATTCTGCTTCACTTGTAGACGCAGCCAAAGGATACGAACAACAATTGGCAAATGGTTCTAAAATGTTGGTAAGTATGGCCGGTGCTATGAGTACAGCCGAAATAGGTAAAATTTTTGCAGAAATAATTAGACAAGATAAAGTACAAATTATTTCATGTACTGGAGCCAATCTAGAAGAAGATATCATGAACTTAGTAGCACACTCTCATTATGAAAGAGTGCCTAACTACCGTGATTTGACGCCACAAGACGAATGGGCTTTACTTGAAAGAGGTTTAAACCGTGTTACCGACACTTGTATTCCTGAGCATGAAGCTTTTAGACGTTTACAAAAACACATCTATAAAATCTGGAAAGATGCAGATGATAAAGGAGAACGTTATTTCCCTCATGAATTTATGTACAAAATGTTATTATCAGGTGTTTTAGAAGAATACTATGAAATTGACATAAAAGACAGCTGGATGTACGCTGCAGCCGAAAAAAACCTTCCAATTATTGTTCCGGGATGGGAAGATAGTACAATGGGTAATATCTTTGCTTCTTATGTAATAAAAGGTGATCTGAAAGCATCAACAATGAAATCAGGTATTGAATATATGACTTTCCTTGCTGACTGGTACACAAAAAACAGCGAAAACGGAATTGGATTCTTCCAAATTGGCGGTGGTATTGCAGGAGATTTCCCTATTTGCGTTGTACCAATGTTATATCAGGATATGGAAATGCATGATGTACCTTTCTGGAACTATTTCTGCCAGATTTCTGATTCTACAACCAGTTATGGATCTTACTCAGGTGCTGTGCCAAATGAGAAAATCACTTGGGGTAAATTAGATATTAATACCCCTAAATTTATAATTGAATCGGATGCTACAATCGTTGCACCATTAATTTTTGCATATTTATTAGATTTATAG
- a CDS encoding arginine decarboxylase, translating to MNTKYSDLINQTYYFPQEEFKLNKDNLLFHNIDLMKLVEQYGTPLKFTYLPQISENINKAKSWFRKSMEKNKYEAKYYYCYCTKSSHFEYIMNEAFKNNIHIETSSAFDVNIVENLLENGKINKSTYVICNGFKRDEYISNIARLINNGHKNTIPIIDNYEELDLLQGEIKGKFKIGIRIAAEEEPKFEFYTSRLGIGYKNIVSFYKKQIQENDKLELKMLHFFINTGINDTSYYWNELVKCIKVYIALKKECPTLDGLNIGGGFPIKNSLAFEYDYQYMIDEIINQIKIACDEAEVDVPNIFTEFGSFTVGESGGAIYQILYQKQQNDREKWNMIDSSFITTLPDTWAINKRFIMLAINRWNDTYERVLLGGLTCDSDDYYNSEQNMNAIYLPKYNKEKPLYIGFFNTGAYQETIGGYGGLHHCLIPQPKHILIDRDENGILATEVFSEQQTSDDVLKILGYKKKM from the coding sequence ATGAATACAAAATATTCTGATCTTATAAATCAAACTTACTATTTCCCTCAGGAGGAATTTAAACTAAACAAAGACAACCTTTTGTTTCACAACATCGATTTGATGAAGTTAGTAGAACAATACGGAACTCCTTTGAAGTTTACATACCTGCCGCAGATTTCTGAAAATATCAATAAGGCAAAATCCTGGTTCAGAAAGTCAATGGAAAAAAATAAGTATGAGGCAAAATACTATTATTGTTATTGTACAAAAAGCTCGCATTTTGAATATATCATGAATGAAGCTTTCAAAAATAACATCCATATAGAAACATCATCAGCGTTTGATGTCAATATAGTTGAAAACCTGCTTGAAAACGGAAAAATCAACAAAAGCACGTATGTTATTTGTAATGGTTTCAAGAGAGACGAATATATTTCTAATATTGCAAGATTAATCAATAACGGACATAAAAATACAATTCCAATTATTGATAATTACGAAGAACTGGACCTGCTTCAGGGAGAAATAAAAGGAAAATTTAAAATAGGAATTCGTATTGCTGCCGAAGAAGAACCTAAATTTGAATTTTATACATCAAGATTAGGAATTGGTTACAAAAACATCGTTTCTTTCTATAAAAAACAAATTCAGGAAAATGATAAATTAGAGCTTAAAATGCTTCACTTTTTCATTAACACCGGAATCAACGATACATCTTATTATTGGAATGAGCTTGTAAAATGTATCAAAGTATATATTGCATTAAAAAAAGAATGTCCTACTCTTGATGGTTTAAATATTGGAGGTGGTTTCCCTATTAAAAACTCACTTGCATTCGAATACGATTATCAATATATGATTGATGAAATTATCAATCAGATTAAAATAGCCTGCGATGAAGCAGAAGTTGATGTTCCAAATATTTTTACAGAATTTGGTTCCTTTACAGTAGGCGAAAGTGGCGGCGCTATTTATCAGATTTTGTATCAAAAACAGCAAAACGACAGAGAAAAATGGAACATGATCGATTCATCTTTCATTACTACTCTGCCGGATACATGGGCAATCAACAAACGTTTTATTATGCTTGCGATTAACCGTTGGAATGATACTTATGAGCGGGTTCTGCTGGGTGGTTTAACTTGTGACAGCGATGATTATTACAATTCAGAGCAAAACATGAACGCCATTTATCTGCCTAAATACAACAAAGAAAAGCCATTGTATATTGGTTTCTTTAATACTGGAGCATATCAGGAAACTATTGGCGGTTACGGTGGATTACACCACTGTCTGATTCCTCAGCCTAAACATATTTTAATTGATCGTGACGAAAATGGCATTCTGGCTACAGAAGTATTTTCGGAACAGCAGACATCAGATGATGTTTTGAAAATTTTAGGCTATAAGAAAAAAATGTAA
- the aroB gene encoding 3-dehydroquinate synthase: MQSIQANNYFVHFNHNAYEELNKHLRNTKYSNLFIIVDDKTNDFCLPKFLPLLETDLNIEIIEFEAGEANKNIDTCIEIWNVLTELGADRKSLIINLGGGVVTDLGGFVASTFKRGVDFINIPTTLLSMVDASVGGKTGVDLGNLKNQIGVINVPQMVLIDTQYLETLPQTEMRSGLAEMLKHGLIYDAAYWKQFSNLESVDYADFDELIYRSVEIKNDIVIQDPTEKNIRKALNFGHTLGHAIESYFLENESKKTLLHGEAIAVGMILEAFISWKKNLLTAAEYLEIKTSIQSIYDDVKFEENDIDPILELLVHDKKNEYGLIQFALIEGIGKIKINQSVENKLILEAFQDYKS, encoded by the coding sequence ATGCAATCTATTCAAGCCAATAACTATTTCGTGCATTTTAACCACAATGCCTATGAAGAGTTAAACAAACACCTAAGAAACACTAAGTACTCTAACTTATTTATCATAGTAGATGACAAGACCAATGATTTTTGTCTTCCTAAATTCCTGCCCCTTCTGGAAACAGATCTGAATATCGAAATTATCGAATTTGAAGCCGGAGAAGCCAATAAAAATATTGATACCTGCATCGAAATCTGGAATGTGCTGACTGAACTGGGTGCTGACAGGAAATCGCTTATCATAAACTTAGGAGGCGGTGTAGTTACGGATCTTGGAGGATTTGTGGCTTCTACATTTAAAAGAGGTGTTGATTTTATCAATATTCCTACTACTCTATTATCTATGGTTGATGCCTCTGTTGGAGGAAAAACCGGAGTTGATTTAGGTAATTTAAAAAATCAGATTGGCGTTATTAATGTACCTCAGATGGTTCTAATCGATACTCAGTATCTTGAAACTTTGCCGCAAACTGAAATGCGTTCAGGTCTTGCTGAAATGCTAAAACACGGACTGATTTATGATGCAGCATACTGGAAACAATTCTCAAACCTTGAATCTGTTGATTATGCCGATTTCGATGAATTGATTTATCGTTCGGTTGAAATTAAAAACGATATTGTAATTCAGGATCCTACAGAAAAAAATATTCGTAAGGCCCTTAATTTTGGCCATACACTTGGACATGCTATTGAAAGTTATTTCCTGGAAAACGAATCAAAGAAAACATTGCTGCATGGAGAAGCAATTGCTGTGGGGATGATTTTGGAAGCTTTTATTTCCTGGAAAAAAAACTTACTTACTGCAGCAGAATATCTGGAGATAAAAACCTCGATTCAGTCTATTTATGATGATGTGAAATTTGAAGAAAATGACATAGATCCAATTCTTGAATTACTGGTTCATGACAAAAAAAATGAATACGGATTAATTCAATTTGCATTAATCGAAGGAATCGGAAAAATAAAAATTAACCAATCTGTTGAAAATAAATTGATTCTGGAAGCGTTTCAGGATTATAAATCTTAA
- a CDS encoding O-antigen ligase family protein codes for MKSSSKNLENISDNIVIVFVLMLLIIDFLPHSANEDIAYPQFLYLAGLNSVIALYIAVKAKFITADMTGSLKRSYVFWFFSIFVILCGFSFASAVNTTLVLEKFIELIIAFCILVNFTFLLKNRLHLLPKIILIVCIVAFLQSAIELFHFKRNFDKASITAALSDLALSTGNINILAASLTIKIPFILLGFAHYLPKKRIFLIITLLLVTTTIFLTAARTAIISMILLYILFALYNFKINSFNKSTIIKTLILVIPIAITIAISGSILKKASQNGRYVSLTNRMEQINTKDASTRARLVTWKNTFEMANANPLLGVGLGNYKVESIPYEKTQNDNSTISLHTHNDFLEITAETGFFNGLIYLSLFVIIGIINLKRFFKSDQIETQSLAMLSLMLIVVYGMDSLLNFPMFKPTMMIFLCFTMLFTIINEVRSNTSETILLKNSFYWVIVIVSLVTIYFANLGYKASALEFLIKKDDASGYKNTILTGDEVIKRLPKYKNTLTTAESFYEYAGIYYYNENKMDQALKYLTKADKINPHFGRIYFYKSLISNTKGNMDSAFVYAKQAFYLRPRNINFYTMSTQFARAKSDTTEILKQHKTFTQYRNIPEAWKIAANELQKTKYNKKKLLLFIEKGIKEFPGDSTLLKKKSDIAAVEYLDQAQAFLKVNNKLKALEFYNKALKADPSNADIMQYLAFYYYNLQDYRQSLGYFLKALELRQFDSGRTEFFVANCYLKINDKVNACKYFNISSSKNFTDARSQIIENCK; via the coding sequence ATGAAAAGTAGTAGCAAGAATTTGGAAAATATTTCAGATAATATAGTAATTGTATTTGTTCTGATGCTTTTGATTATTGATTTCTTACCGCATTCCGCAAATGAAGATATTGCCTATCCGCAATTCTTGTATTTAGCAGGACTAAATTCGGTTATAGCCCTATACATTGCAGTAAAAGCAAAGTTTATCACGGCAGATATGACTGGTTCTTTAAAAAGATCATACGTATTTTGGTTCTTTTCCATTTTTGTTATTCTTTGCGGGTTTTCCTTTGCCAGCGCAGTCAACACCACATTGGTTTTAGAAAAGTTTATCGAACTTATCATAGCATTCTGTATTCTTGTCAATTTTACATTTCTTTTAAAAAACAGACTGCATCTTTTACCAAAAATTATTCTAATAGTGTGTATTGTAGCGTTTTTACAATCTGCGATAGAACTTTTTCACTTTAAAAGAAACTTTGATAAAGCGTCAATTACAGCTGCTCTTTCTGATTTGGCCCTGAGTACGGGAAATATAAACATTCTGGCTGCGAGCTTAACTATAAAAATTCCTTTTATATTATTAGGTTTTGCTCATTATTTACCAAAAAAGAGGATTTTTTTGATTATTACACTGCTTCTGGTTACAACTACCATCTTCCTAACGGCTGCAAGAACCGCTATAATCAGTATGATACTGCTTTATATACTTTTTGCATTGTACAATTTTAAAATTAATTCATTTAATAAATCAACCATCATAAAGACGCTTATTTTGGTCATTCCAATAGCAATAACAATTGCAATAAGCGGATCAATATTAAAAAAAGCAAGCCAAAATGGCCGTTATGTTTCATTAACAAACAGGATGGAACAGATTAACACAAAAGACGCTTCTACAAGAGCCCGATTAGTTACCTGGAAAAACACATTTGAGATGGCTAATGCAAACCCTCTTTTGGGAGTTGGACTTGGAAATTATAAAGTAGAATCTATTCCTTACGAAAAAACGCAAAATGACAACTCAACTATTTCCTTACATACACACAACGATTTTCTGGAAATTACCGCAGAAACAGGTTTTTTTAATGGTTTGATTTACCTTTCCTTATTTGTTATAATTGGTATTATTAATTTGAAAAGATTTTTCAAATCCGATCAAATAGAAACTCAGTCCCTTGCAATGCTTAGCTTAATGTTAATAGTAGTTTACGGAATGGACTCTTTGTTGAACTTTCCAATGTTCAAACCTACTATGATGATTTTTTTATGTTTTACAATGCTTTTTACTATTATTAATGAAGTACGTTCAAATACTTCAGAAACAATATTGCTGAAAAATAGTTTTTACTGGGTTATTGTAATTGTAAGTTTGGTAACTATCTATTTTGCTAATTTAGGATATAAAGCATCTGCATTAGAATTCCTTATAAAAAAGGATGATGCTTCAGGGTATAAAAATACTATCCTTACAGGAGATGAAGTAATAAAACGTCTGCCTAAATATAAAAACACATTAACTACGGCTGAATCGTTTTATGAATATGCCGGAATTTATTATTACAATGAAAACAAAATGGATCAGGCGTTAAAGTATCTTACTAAAGCAGATAAGATAAACCCGCATTTTGGAAGAATCTATTTTTATAAATCACTTATTTCTAATACCAAAGGAAATATGGATAGTGCTTTTGTTTATGCCAAACAGGCATTTTATCTTCGCCCTAGAAATATTAATTTTTACACAATGTCAACTCAATTTGCAAGAGCAAAAAGTGATACGACAGAAATTTTAAAGCAGCATAAAACTTTTACACAGTACAGAAATATTCCGGAAGCCTGGAAAATTGCAGCAAATGAACTTCAAAAAACAAAATACAATAAGAAGAAACTGCTTCTTTTTATAGAAAAAGGAATCAAAGAATTTCCTGGAGACAGCACACTGCTTAAGAAAAAAAGCGATATAGCAGCTGTCGAATATCTTGATCAGGCACAGGCTTTTTTAAAAGTAAATAATAAATTAAAAGCGTTGGAATTTTATAACAAAGCCCTCAAGGCTGATCCTTCTAATGCAGATATAATGCAGTATCTCGCTTTTTATTATTACAATCTACAAGATTACAGGCAGTCTTTAGGTTACTTTTTAAAAGCTTTAGAGTTAAGACAGTTTGATTCAGGCCGAACAGAGTTTTTTGTAGCAAATTGTTACCTGAAAATAAATGACAAAGTGAATGCTTGCAAGTATTTCAATATTTCAAGCTCAAAGAACTTTACAGATGCCAGATCTCAAATAATTGAAAACTGCAAATAG
- a CDS encoding proline dehydrogenase family protein, protein MEKIFDNTQVAFSLKSDTELDRAYFLFKMIDSEPLVRIGTAVTNFAIKAHLPVEGLIRATVFDHFCGGVNENDCLTVVDKMFTKGVSSVLDYSVEGKEEEEQFDAALEMTLRTIEFAKERQAIPFAVFKPTGLGRFELYEKLGEKQTLTPAEQAEWDRVAARFEQVCSEAHKKDVALLIDAEESWMQDAADDLVTEMMRKYNKEKAIVFNTLQMYRWDRLDYLKNLHEIAKKEGFYIGMKLVRGAYMEKENKRAEEKGYVSPICVSKQATDDNYDAAVQYMADHLDMMSIFAGTHNELSSYKLMEIMTQNNINKNDNRIWFGQLYGMSDNISYNLAANGYNDAKYLPFGPVKDVMPYLIRRAEENTSVAGQTSRELSMIKAERNRRKGK, encoded by the coding sequence ATGGAAAAAATATTCGATAACACTCAAGTTGCATTTTCGTTAAAAAGCGATACCGAACTTGACAGGGCTTATTTTCTTTTTAAAATGATCGACAGCGAACCTCTTGTAAGAATAGGTACTGCTGTTACTAATTTTGCAATTAAAGCTCATCTTCCTGTTGAAGGATTAATTCGTGCCACTGTTTTTGATCACTTCTGTGGCGGTGTAAACGAGAATGACTGCCTTACTGTGGTAGATAAAATGTTTACAAAAGGAGTTTCATCTGTTTTAGATTATTCGGTAGAAGGGAAAGAAGAAGAGGAGCAGTTTGATGCCGCTTTGGAAATGACATTGAGAACTATCGAATTTGCAAAAGAGCGTCAGGCTATTCCGTTTGCTGTTTTTAAACCTACCGGATTAGGGCGTTTTGAATTGTATGAAAAATTAGGAGAAAAACAAACCCTTACACCTGCAGAACAGGCTGAATGGGACAGAGTGGCTGCTCGTTTTGAGCAGGTTTGCAGTGAAGCTCATAAAAAAGATGTTGCTTTATTGATTGATGCCGAAGAAAGCTGGATGCAGGATGCTGCCGATGATTTGGTAACCGAAATGATGCGTAAGTATAATAAAGAGAAGGCAATTGTTTTTAATACATTACAAATGTATCGTTGGGATCGTCTGGATTATTTAAAAAATCTGCACGAAATTGCAAAAAAAGAAGGTTTCTACATTGGAATGAAACTGGTTCGCGGGGCATACATGGAAAAAGAAAACAAAAGAGCCGAAGAAAAAGGATATGTTTCTCCAATCTGTGTTTCTAAACAGGCAACGGATGATAATTATGATGCCGCTGTACAATATATGGCAGACCATCTGGATATGATGTCTATTTTTGCAGGAACTCATAACGAATTAAGTTCGTATAAGTTAATGGAAATAATGACTCAGAATAACATTAATAAAAACGATAACAGAATCTGGTTTGGCCAATTATACGGAATGAGTGATAATATCAGTTACAATTTGGCTGCAAATGGTTATAACGACGCTAAATACCTGCCTTTTGGCCCGGTTAAAGATGTTATGCCGTACCTTATTCGCCGTGCCGAAGAAAATACTTCGGTTGCAGGGCAGACAAGCCGTGAATTATCAATGATTAAGGCTGAACGTAACAGAAGAAAAGGTAAATAG